In Methanoregula formicica SMSP, the DNA window TGAATATCTTCAACCATGCAGCAGCCACCCGGAGCGCACCGCGGTACCGGCTCCTGACCCTCTCCTCCGAGTTGTCCCGTAATGAGATTGCGGAACTGATTGCATCATCTGTTGGTTCCGGAGATGTTCCGGATTTCGCCCTCATTGTGCAGGGGAGCAGCGAAGCGCTGGTAACCGAAGACTGTATCCCCCGTCTCGTGCGCCAGTGCCGCGGGGACAAGGGCAGGATATTTGCGCTCCGGGATGATACCGGGCGGGTCTTTCCCCTCCATGAGGCCGCAGACTGCCGGACACGGATCGCGAATGCCGCCGAACTCTGCCTTATCGACATGCTCAAAGAAATCCGCGATGCGGGCATAGCAGAGATCATCGTCGATGCACGGTTCCGGCCGCCGGCATATACAGCCGCCATGACCCGCCTGTACCGCGAGGCAGTCGATGCCCTCGGAGAACCCGGCGCACCCCGGGATGTAAAACTGCGGGATCTGAAGGAGCGGGCAAAGGCCCTCTCGCTTGGCGGCATCACCGCGGGCCACTTCATCCGCGGGCTGAAGGAATAACCTGCCGGGACCTCCGGTTCCTGCTCCAATTCCAAATATTCATCATTCCCCAGCCAAAAGGTGTAATTATTCCCCTGAATAAAGAGCGGAGGACGTTTGGCATGTCATCACCACTGATTCTCGTTAACCTGAAAACGTACAAAGAAGGGATGGGCAACCGGGCCCACATGATCGCACAGGCTGCGCAGGCCGTCAGCCAGGAGAGCGGGGTGACCATCGGGGTTGCTCCGGGTTACATCGACCTCCATCCCCTCTGCCACCACTTCTCCATCCCGGTCTATGCCCAGCATGTCGACGGCTGCGAGCCCGGGGCGAACACCGGGCATACCACGGTCGAAGCCATCCGTGCAGCCGGTGCGGCAGGATCCCTCGTCAACCACTCCGAACGGCGGCTGACCATCGCCGACATCGAGGCATCGATCCGCGGCCTCCGGAACCAGAAACTCATCTCGGTTGTCTGCTCGAACAACGAGAGCACAAGTGCCGGTGCTGCAGCCCTTGCCCCCGATTACGTTGCCATCGAACCCCCGGAACTGATCGGCAGCGGGGTCTCGGTCTCGAAGGCGAACCCCGAGATCATCAAACGGTCCATTGCAGCCGTTCATGCCGTCAATCCAAACGTCAGGGTGCTCACCGGGGCGGGAATCCAGTCAGGAGAGTGCGTAAAGATCGCCGTGGACCTCGGAACGGACGGTGTCCTCCTTGCCTCAAGCGTGGTAAAATCAAAAGAACCGGCCGCGATCCTCCGCGACCTTGTATCAAAACTCTGATCTTTTTTAAAAGGCGCGGTCACTTCAGGAAGAGGTACCAGACTCCCACGATGATGATGAACAAGACAACGCCAATTCCGATTACCGTCATGCTGCTGATCTCGGATGATTCTTCCGCCATGTAAAACTCCTCATCGCGGTCAGGTTACCACGATAATAATCGCTTGGTAATATACGTTAAATACTTTTGTGTGGTGCAGCACGCGTTTTTCGGGAAATGGTGCCAGTTCCACTCATAAAAAGAAGAAGATAAGAACCGGCCTTTTCACATGATGAGGGAGATGAGGTCGTGCTTGGTGATGACCCCCTTTACGATCCTCCCGTCAACAACGAGCACCGCGTGGTTCTGCTGCAGGATGTTCACCACGGTCTCGACATCCATATCGGGGGGAACGGTGGGGAAGCCGGGCTCCATGAAGTCCCGGACAAAGAAGAGGTGGGTCTTGTGGAGGCGCTGCTGCTCGATGGCCTTGACGATGACGGCCTCGGATATGCAGCCCACCGGGATGCCGCGCTCGATGACCGGCAGCTGGGAGATGTTGTTCTTCTCGAAAATCTCTACGGCACGGCTGATCGCGTCCTGCGGCTGGACCGAGAGGACGGGGGTGTGCATGATCTGGGCGGCACGGATCTTCTTGGGCTCCGCGCTGTTGAGGACGACAATAATCTTGTTGAGCGTGCTGACCCGGGGATCAACATTACCTGCCTCGATCCGCGCAACCATGGACTGGCTGATGCCGGCGCGTCGTGCCAGCTCGGTCTGGCGCATACCGAGCGCCTCGCGGCGTGCCCGGAGTTCATCGGGAGTTGGTACGTGCATTGCTGATTACTACTGGTTATAAGATGATATCAACCTTCCCCC includes these proteins:
- the tpiA gene encoding triose-phosphate isomerase, with amino-acid sequence MSSPLILVNLKTYKEGMGNRAHMIAQAAQAVSQESGVTIGVAPGYIDLHPLCHHFSIPVYAQHVDGCEPGANTGHTTVEAIRAAGAAGSLVNHSERRLTIADIEASIRGLRNQKLISVVCSNNESTSAGAAALAPDYVAIEPPELIGSGVSVSKANPEIIKRSIAAVHAVNPNVRVLTGAGIQSGECVKIAVDLGTDGVLLASSVVKSKEPAAILRDLVSKL
- a CDS encoding CBS domain-containing protein, whose amino-acid sequence is MHVPTPDELRARREALGMRQTELARRAGISQSMVARIEAGNVDPRVSTLNKIIVVLNSAEPKKIRAAQIMHTPVLSVQPQDAISRAVEIFEKNNISQLPVIERGIPVGCISEAVIVKAIEQQRLHKTHLFFVRDFMEPGFPTVPPDMDVETVVNILQQNHAVLVVDGRIVKGVITKHDLISLIM